A single Musa acuminata AAA Group cultivar baxijiao chromosome BXJ2-1, Cavendish_Baxijiao_AAA, whole genome shotgun sequence DNA region contains:
- the LOC135598718 gene encoding uncharacterized protein LOC135598718 isoform X1: MVRFGVLHASLRFFGLTRHATTESACFQLAFSPPLPRKLSLCMYHRPWNGERRRRSRRRASQIASNMYPRIKVREQEDQTIKEEELSFVMRIIETLSTEVQPSLRNSAANYDTESGKDPLLWHAKFHKSPLKGFPASSISASKGKDAKIINEDNKTKKRASSVPRPRAVLSSPDNDDLIGKQNLAIKRQTLPKIKSINQSLQAQGKEGSHKNAGVGTPLRRKGISKEPGDNNHTNERKLPSEVAAQRQVMFVKRG; the protein is encoded by the exons ATGGTCCGCTTTGGTGTTCTGCACGCGTCTCTTCGTTTCTTCGGTCTGACTCGTCACGCCACCACGGAATCCGCTTGCTTCCAGCTTGCCTTTTCACCGCCCCTTCCTCGGAAGCTTAGTTTGTGTATGTATCATCGACCTTGGAACGGAGAGAGAAGACGGAGGTCGCGAAGAAGAGCTTCTCAAATCGCTTCAAATA TGTACCCGCGAATAAAGGTGCGAGAACAGGAAGATCAGACCATCAAGGAAGAAGAGCTCTCATTTGTTATGAGAATCATTGAAACTCTCTCTACAGAAGTTCAACCATCCTTGAGGAATTCAGCAGCAAACTATG ATACAGAGTCTGGAAAAGATCCTCTTTTGTGGCATGCAAAATTTCACAAGTCTCCACTCAAGGGTTTTCCAGCTTCTTCTATTTCCGCATCCAAAG GGAAGGATGCCAAAATTATCAATGAGGACAATAAGACCAAAAAGAGAGCTAGTTCAGTTCCACGACCTCGTGCTGTCCTATCGAGTCCTG ATAATGATGATCTCATAGGAAAGCAGAACCTAGCGATAAAGCGGCAAACGCTCCCAAAAATCAAGAGCATAAACCAGAGTCTACAAGCTCAAGGTAAAGAGGGTAGCCACAAGAATGCTGGTGTTGGAACTCCACTTCGCAGAAAAGGGATCTCCAAGGAACCTGGTGACAACAACCATACGAATGAGAGGAAGCTTCCCTCAGAAGTGGCGGCACAGAGGCAAGTAATGTTCGTGAAAAGAGGATGA
- the LOC135598718 gene encoding uncharacterized protein LOC135598718 isoform X2 → MVRFGVLHASLRFFGLTRHATTESACFQLAFSPPLPRKLSLCMYHRPWNGERRRRSRRRASQIASNMYPRIKVREQEDQTIKEEELSFVMRIIETLSTEVQPSLRNSAANYESGKDPLLWHAKFHKSPLKGFPASSISASKGKDAKIINEDNKTKKRASSVPRPRAVLSSPDNDDLIGKQNLAIKRQTLPKIKSINQSLQAQGKEGSHKNAGVGTPLRRKGISKEPGDNNHTNERKLPSEVAAQRQVMFVKRG, encoded by the exons ATGGTCCGCTTTGGTGTTCTGCACGCGTCTCTTCGTTTCTTCGGTCTGACTCGTCACGCCACCACGGAATCCGCTTGCTTCCAGCTTGCCTTTTCACCGCCCCTTCCTCGGAAGCTTAGTTTGTGTATGTATCATCGACCTTGGAACGGAGAGAGAAGACGGAGGTCGCGAAGAAGAGCTTCTCAAATCGCTTCAAATA TGTACCCGCGAATAAAGGTGCGAGAACAGGAAGATCAGACCATCAAGGAAGAAGAGCTCTCATTTGTTATGAGAATCATTGAAACTCTCTCTACAGAAGTTCAACCATCCTTGAGGAATTCAGCAGCAAACTATG AGTCTGGAAAAGATCCTCTTTTGTGGCATGCAAAATTTCACAAGTCTCCACTCAAGGGTTTTCCAGCTTCTTCTATTTCCGCATCCAAAG GGAAGGATGCCAAAATTATCAATGAGGACAATAAGACCAAAAAGAGAGCTAGTTCAGTTCCACGACCTCGTGCTGTCCTATCGAGTCCTG ATAATGATGATCTCATAGGAAAGCAGAACCTAGCGATAAAGCGGCAAACGCTCCCAAAAATCAAGAGCATAAACCAGAGTCTACAAGCTCAAGGTAAAGAGGGTAGCCACAAGAATGCTGGTGTTGGAACTCCACTTCGCAGAAAAGGGATCTCCAAGGAACCTGGTGACAACAACCATACGAATGAGAGGAAGCTTCCCTCAGAAGTGGCGGCACAGAGGCAAGTAATGTTCGTGAAAAGAGGATGA
- the LOC135598718 gene encoding uncharacterized protein LOC135598718 isoform X3, with protein sequence MRIIETLSTEVQPSLRNSAANYDTESGKDPLLWHAKFHKSPLKGFPASSISASKGKDAKIINEDNKTKKRASSVPRPRAVLSSPDNDDLIGKQNLAIKRQTLPKIKSINQSLQAQGKEGSHKNAGVGTPLRRKGISKEPGDNNHTNERKLPSEVAAQRQVMFVKRG encoded by the exons ATGAGAATCATTGAAACTCTCTCTACAGAAGTTCAACCATCCTTGAGGAATTCAGCAGCAAACTATG ATACAGAGTCTGGAAAAGATCCTCTTTTGTGGCATGCAAAATTTCACAAGTCTCCACTCAAGGGTTTTCCAGCTTCTTCTATTTCCGCATCCAAAG GGAAGGATGCCAAAATTATCAATGAGGACAATAAGACCAAAAAGAGAGCTAGTTCAGTTCCACGACCTCGTGCTGTCCTATCGAGTCCTG ATAATGATGATCTCATAGGAAAGCAGAACCTAGCGATAAAGCGGCAAACGCTCCCAAAAATCAAGAGCATAAACCAGAGTCTACAAGCTCAAGGTAAAGAGGGTAGCCACAAGAATGCTGGTGTTGGAACTCCACTTCGCAGAAAAGGGATCTCCAAGGAACCTGGTGACAACAACCATACGAATGAGAGGAAGCTTCCCTCAGAAGTGGCGGCACAGAGGCAAGTAATGTTCGTGAAAAGAGGATGA